The following proteins are encoded in a genomic region of Montipora foliosa isolate CH-2021 chromosome 10, ASM3666993v2, whole genome shotgun sequence:
- the LOC137973778 gene encoding U3 small nucleolar ribonucleoprotein protein IMP3-like, which yields MVRKLKFHEKKLLKKVDFISWKSENNIREVKILRKYHIQKREDYTKYNRICGLVTSLANKIKQLDPKDPFRVEATEQLLEKLYSLGLITSKKNLSLCEKLSASAFCRRRLGVVMVALRMAQAIKDAVKYIEQGHVRVGPEVITDPAFLVTKNMEDFVTWTDMSKIRKHVMEYNDLRDDFDFS from the coding sequence ATGGTTCGTAAACTTAAATTCCACGAGAAGAAACTTCTCAAAAAAGTTGACTTTATATCGTGGAAAAGCGAGAATAACATTCGCGAAGTCAAAATATTGCGAAAGTACCACATTCAGAAGAGGGAAGACTACACGAAGTATAACCGAATTTGCGGATTGGTGACTTCCCTCGCCAACAAAATCAAACAGCTTGATCCAAAAGATCCGTTTCGAGTGGAAGCCACCGAGCAATTGTTGGAAAAACTGTACTCACTTGGTCTCATCACGTCGAAGAAGAATTTGTCTTTATGTGAAAAATTGAGTGCATCTGCGTTTTGCCGCCGTCGTTTGGGGGTAGTTATGGTTGCTTTGCGTATGGCACAGGCCATCAAAGATGCGGTGAAATATATTGAACAAGGACATGTGAGAGTTGGCCCTGAAGTTATTACGGATCCAGCTTTTCTAGTCACAAAGAATATGGAAGATTTTGTTACATGGACGGACATGTCGAAGATTAGGAAGCATGTGATGGAATACAATGACTTGAGGGATGACTTTGACTTCTCATGA
- the LOC137973777 gene encoding diphthine methyl ester synthase-like — protein sequence MYAHVCVHQSMLYLVGLGLGDAKDITVKGLEIIKNADYVFLEAYTSILCVEQQVLEEFYGRQIQLADRETVEQNSDVILEHAKDKDVAFLVVGDPFGATTHSDLVLRAHQLNIRYQVIHNASIMNAVGCCGLQLYNFGETVSIVLWTDSWKPDSFYDKIASNRKQGLHTLCLLDIKVKEQSVENMMRGKKVYEPPRYMSVNEAVKQLLDVIKTRDLKGESPAYTESTIAVGLARVGSANQQIVCGSMKELLSCDLGPPLHSLVIPGHLHFIEKDMLKLFALNPSILEES from the exons ATGTACGCTCACGTTTGTGTACACCAAAGCATGTTGTATCTTGTAGGTCTTGGACTGGGAGATGCGAAAGATATCACTGTAAAAGGACTTGAAATCATTAAGAATGCGGATTACGTCTTTCTGGAAGCATATACATCAATCCTTTGTGTTGAACAACAAGTATTG GAGGAATTTTATGGTCGTCAAATACAGTTAGCTGACAGGGAAACCGTGGAACAAAATTCAG ATGTCATACTGGAGCATGCAAAAGACAAAGATGTTGCATTCCTAGTTGTAGGGGATCCATTTGG GGCTACGACTCACAGTGACCTGGTGTTACGTGCACACCAGTTAAACATCCGATACCAAGTTATCCACAACGCTTCCATAATGAATGCTGTAGGATGCTGTGGGCTACAG TTATATAATTTTGGTGAGACAGTATCCATAGTACTTTGGACAGACAGTTGGAAACCAGACAGCTTTTATGATAAAATTGCATCAAACAGAAAACAAGGCCTTCACACTCTCTGCTTGTTGG ACATCAAAGTCAAGGAGCAATCTGTGGAAAATATGATGCG AGGAAAAAAGGTCTATGAACCACCTCGGTACATGAGTGTGAATGAGGCTGTAAAGCAGCTGCTGGATGTAATCAAGACCAGAGATCTCAAAGGGGAGTCACCAG CATACACTGAATCCACCATCGCAGTGGGACTGGCACGAGTCGGTTCGGCCAATCAGCAGATAGTATGTGGCAGTATGAAAGAACTGTTGTCATGTGATCTTGGTCCCCCTTTACACTCGCTTGTCATTCCTGGACACTTGCATTTTATTGAAAAAGACATGCTTAAATTATTTGCACTTAATCCCAGTATTCTGGAAGAAAGCTGA